One window from the genome of Salisaeta longa DSM 21114 encodes:
- a CDS encoding OmpA/MotB family protein → MARTRTDTLNVWPAFTDTMLAFVLVLVLMISYQVARSVDLSKPTKVDPGVRQREQDQQRVAQLVNSFQAQGYNIQLNTNGVIQNLSFGSDVTFQSGDAVLSDQGSMLLDKLARAITGHSGNQRLQTLKEIQVAGHTDNVPINNQKFQSNWELSTARATRVVESLIASGVDPSKVTMSATGYGQYTPRASNATLTGRKRNRRIEMRLIYTNKLSQKG, encoded by the coding sequence ATGGCCCGCACACGCACCGATACCCTCAACGTTTGGCCGGCGTTCACCGATACCATGCTAGCATTTGTGCTGGTATTGGTGTTGATGATCAGCTATCAGGTGGCCCGCTCTGTTGATCTTTCAAAACCTACGAAAGTCGATCCTGGGGTACGCCAGCGCGAACAAGATCAGCAGCGCGTTGCGCAACTTGTTAACTCGTTTCAGGCACAGGGATACAACATCCAGCTCAATACGAATGGGGTCATTCAAAACTTGTCGTTTGGTTCAGATGTGACGTTCCAGAGCGGTGATGCGGTACTCAGTGATCAAGGGAGCATGCTGCTTGATAAGTTGGCGCGCGCCATCACGGGGCACAGCGGCAATCAACGGTTGCAAACGCTCAAAGAGATCCAGGTGGCCGGGCACACCGACAACGTGCCAATCAACAATCAAAAGTTTCAGTCGAATTGGGAGTTAAGCACGGCACGCGCCACGCGCGTCGTGGAATCACTCATTGCCTCAGGCGTCGACCCAAGTAAGGTGACGATGTCAGCCACAGGATATGGGCAATACACGCCCCGTGCCTCCAACGCTACTCTTACGGGGCGAAAACGAAATCGCCGCATTGAGATGCGGCTCATTTACACCAACAAGCTTTCCCAAAAGGGATGA